GGATTCCCCAACGCTATTTCGGTAGCCGGAACGGGAGCCTGCGAGCCTGGCGCTGACAATATACTTTACACCTGTTCGTACTATCCGATAGCCGACAACAGCTCACCGGTTCAGCAGGGTGGTGTTCTGTACTCCATTAATGCCGCTGATGGTTCTCTGAACTGGGCCGTTCGCGCCCACAACGGAAGCGGCGGATATTCGATGCCTAACATCGATGCCTCCCGCGTTATCCATCAGTCCTGGCCGTACTGGACAACCTCCGGCGACCACCGTGGTCCTATCGGTGTTAACCGTACCACCGGTTCGGTTGAATGGACCAACACCTATCCGACTCAGCCTTATGCGGCCGACTTCCCGTTGATGGAAGGTGTTCTCACCTGTGAGCCGAGTGTATCGGATGTTTATATTGGCGTGTATCGTTCGAACTATGCCAAGTTCTTTAATGCCGACAATGGCGCTCCGCTGTTCCATCGTCGCTTCACCGGTTACCTGTCCGGCAGCTTCAGCAATGCCGGTCACAGAGTCGCTCCGGTCATGAATGACAGTCACCTGTTGTTGACCTGGCGCAACAAGATTATTGGTCTGACCAATCAGTCCAATCGTCCGCGCCTCGACATTCCTGACTACGTGATCGACATTCCGGTTGAATTTGGCTCCCCGAGCAACTACGTCGCCACATTCCCGAATGCTATTGCTAACAGTGGTTGCGCTCCGCTGCAGATTGTCAACATCACTCTTGATGAAATCAGCAACAACACCACGCCGCTCTCGGCCGTGGTCAGCAGCGCCAACCAGGAGAGACTGACCCGTCTGTCAACTTTTGTCGATAACTTCAACCCGAAGACCGACAACTGGAGCCTCGCTTTCGCCGATGAGACCGACCTGGCTATCGACGAGATGGCTTATGACAAGGGCATCTCCATGAACAACGCGGCCTTCGCTCCTCCGCCTTACATTAACTCGATTATATCTCCGCTCAACGGCTCCTTCGTTGCTCCCGGCGATACTATCGATATCCAGTTGGAGGTGAATGGCCCGATGATCACCAGAGGGCGTCACGCTTTCTATGCTTATGTCAGAACCAACGACCCGGATTACTTCCTGGATAGCGCTCTGATAGACGATCCGAACTATGCCATTCCGCAGATTGAGCTCGGCTTAATCGGCGGCTGCCTCTATGCTACGGAACGTCTCTATTTCGGAACCGCTGCCGATAATTACAAGATTATCTGGAACTCCGGTTTTGTCGCCCACGGCGACTCCGCCAGCTTTGATGTTAATGGCGAAGATGCTCAGCTGTGGCAGGGCGCTTTGATTTATGCCATAAGCAAGTACCGCGTGGCTCTCCACTCCCTCAACTGGCATGGATATGACAACGAGTGGAAATCACTCCTTGCCGATCCCGAATGCGTCCTTGAGGTCTGCCCGCCGCACCTGTCCTCCAACGTGCTGCTCGCCTCCATGTCTACCGACAATGGCGCTACCTATAACAATATTTATGGTAACGTCATGACTTACTCCTATGTGGACTCGATGCAGAATATGGATGACGACACCAGCGCCGTGCTGCACTGGTGGTGGGCTTATCCGTGGGATTACAATGAAGACCCGCCGTATGATGATACTCTTACGGTCGGCTTCAAAGCCTGCGTGAAAGCCATCGGCGTGACCGGCGTAGCGGCATTCAATAACTTCTATATTGAACGCCATGCCGTTTATGCCCGCTACGGGCAGCAGGTTACCGACCTGTACCTCGGCGCCATGCTGGACTATGACGTTGAGCCCACCAATACCCGCCAGATGAACGGATACGACGCCTCTCATTCACTCGCTTATGTGTATGATTGCGGCGCTCCGACCATGGGCTGGGGATTTGTGAAGATTCCGTTTGGTTGCGGTTTTGAGCCTTTGATCAATTCCAAGACCATTACGGCTCAGATGGGACCCTGGAATGATTCCGATATCTGGCTCGACTCCGTGTACTACTGGATGTCGAACAATGTCGGTCTCAGCCACCAGCCCGGCACCGACCCGTGCGCTTCCGACCCTGACGACCGCGATGCCTGGTACACCATTGCCAAGAATACCTTCTCCGGCAGTGATACCGGTGTTTATTGCTTCGCCAACTTCGGAATGCCGAATATCACCAATGCAGACGACGCCACTAACTACTACGGTATCGCAGACCTGGCTAACAAGTTCTGCGGTTTCGGTCGTGGTGACGTCAACAACGACGGCGTGATTAACATTGTTGACATTGTTTATCTCGCCGCGCATGTGAACTTCGGCGGCAACGGACCGTTCCCGTTCATGTACCTGGGCGATGTCAATCTCGATGAGACTATCGATATTAATGACGTCCTGTACTTGAAGGAGTTCTACTTCAACGGCGGACCGTGCCCGCTCGGCGAATGGGAGATTTAACGCTCCTGAGTGAATCATCATAGATTCATAAAGCCCCCCGTGAACCGGGGGGCTTTTTTTATGCCTCTTGTAGGGGCAGGGTTCACCCCTGCCCAAGATATAATCCGGCGACCAAAGGCGTCAGTTCACGCTCCGACGGAGTCGGACCTTAGAACTGACGCAACGAAGAATCCTATGGGGTGGATTCCGGCGTACGCCGGAATGACGGTAGGGGCAGGGTTCACCCCTGCCCAAGATATATTCCAGCAACCAGAGGCGTCAGTTCACGCTCCGCCGGGGTCGGACCTAAGAACTGACGCAACGAAGAATCCTATGGGGTGGATTCCGGCGTACGCCGGAATGTCGGTAGGGGCAGGGTTCACCCCTGCCCAAGATATATTCCAGCAACCAATGGCATCAGTTCACGCTCCGACTGGGTCGAACCTAAGAACTGACGCAACGGATATCCGCTGCAACATCTTGACAAACTCGAACCAAAACGGTTTAATCTTGTTCAATATGAAAGCGATATGACGAATTAATAGATATGGATAACCCGGAACAGACTTCGCGCGCCATATATTACCAGCTTTCCGATATCTATGAGATATCGGCTATCTATTTTCATGACGGGCGGCTGATACTGCGCGCCAAGCCTCTCATCGGCAGGGAAGAGGCGTTTTCGCTTCTGCATCGGCGGCTCAACAATGTCGGCTTCACGGCGAATGTCCGCGAGGACGCCCACGGCATTCTCATCGCCGTTCGCCAGACCAGGAAAATCCGCCTCCCGCTACTTAACATTATTCTTTTCCTGGCGACGCTTGCCACCATGTTTCTGGCGCCGGCGCTGCTGTCGCTCGATTTCCATTATTTCGACCGTCCCGGAGCGGTGCAGGAACGGCTCGAATTTACCGTCGCCTTGATGGCAATCCTGCTCTTTCACGAATTTGGCCATTACCTGGCAGGCCGCCGCCGGGGGGTCTTTATGTCGCTGCCGTATTTCATCCCGGCGCCGAATATTGTCGGGACTTTTGGCGCCGTCATCAAATCGAAATCCCCCTTCACCAACCGGCGCGACCTGATTGAGGTCGGCGCCGCCGGCCCGATTGCCGGGTTCGTGATATCGGTGATTGCTATCGCTATCGGGTTGAGCCGGTCGGAAATCATTCCGCCTGATTTTGAAGGAGGGATGCGGCTGGGCGACTCCCTGCTTATAAAACTTCTCTCCTGGCTGATAATCGGTCCGATACCGGAAGGATACGACTTCATGCTGTCGCCGGCCGCTTTTGCCGGATGGGTCGGACTCCTGGTGACAATGATAAATCTGCTCCCGCTCGGTCAACTTGACGGCGGGCATATACTATATGGTCTGCTGGGAAACCGTCAGCATCAGATAGGACGGTTCTTCCTGATTGTTATGATGGTGCTCGGGTTCTGGTGGCCCGGCTGGTGGTTCTTTGGGGCGCTGGTCTTTCTGTTCGGGATAAATCATCCCCCCACTTACAACGACAGCCAGAAACTGACCGGCGCGGCAAAGGTGATGGCGCTTATCGCCATATTTATTTTTCTCGTCAGTTTCGTGCCGGCGCCGTTTATACTGGATTAAGCGATACAGTCTGCCGCTTCTCACGGCCGTTAACCGTCACCGCGGCGATTTTCCCCTCCCGATACGCCTCCATAAACAGGTCCACTATCATCGGGTCGAACTGCGTCCCGCGATTTTTCAATAATTCGGCCACCGCCGCTTCGGCGTCGGTCCCCTGCCGATACGGGCGATTGGATAAAATGGCGTCAAAGGTATCGACCACTGCCAGAAGACGTCCTTCAACCGGAATATCTTCTCTCTGAAGACCGTAGGGATACCCTTTGCCGTCGTACCGCTCATGGTGCGAGATTATATATGGCAGAACCGGCTCCAGGCTGGGAATACCGGCTAATATCCGCATGCCGAGTTCGGGATGTTTCTCCATCGTTTTTCTTTCTTCGGCGGTCAACTCTCCCGGCTTATTGAGGATGGCATCGGGGACGCCGATCTTTCCGATATCGTGGAGGATGCAACCGGTTTTGAGATATCCCAGCCGTTCTTTGTCCCAGCCCAGTTTGCGGGCGATGACCCGCGCCAGACGGAAGACCCGGTCGGTATGTCCCGCGGTGCAGATATCCCGCGCTTCCACCGCATTCGCCAGAGCGCGGATAGTCATCAGATACGACTTGCGGAGATTGCGCTCCTGACGTCCGCTGTCAACCGCGTTCGCGGCAGATGCCGCCAGAAGCGATATCAGTCGCAGCTGCCCCGGACTGATATGATTGAAGCGGTCGATATAAGTAATCACCAGAAGCCCCAGGGTTTCTCCGCGCGACATCAGCGGATAATATATTATGGAACGTTTGTACTGCTGCTCATCCTGTCTGAATTCATCATTTATATAGGTCGGCTCCAGTCCGATTTTATCGCCTTCGGGAAGGGTCAAGGCAGCGCTCGGCGGAAAGGACCAGGCCCATTCCCCTTCACGGGTCT
This sequence is a window from Candidatus Zixiibacteriota bacterium. Protein-coding genes within it:
- a CDS encoding PQQ-binding-like beta-propeller repeat protein, with protein sequence HADLGYSNAFSHRDTGALYWQSLLNTYGIPLNLVAEAYTCCVPVTECACAPGGDWPAMGGNFARTGKSGNSIGDAQCKLTKSWEFVAGQVAVFNSPIIYKDTVMCYFLDRFAAIDINTGTQIWLRPPDALVIGSAAYSTPTAYNGLVYTAGGAAKAFSALSITTGATVWTRNFSAHTNHFMTFGPSVIVNVGGTDVIIYSDDFGWVYAVNALTGALFPGWAVNPVKLPNAIIRGLTTDGTYLFVGTTIAATSGDIYALDPATGAEVWRLSTSGGLQAATVVPAKDYGGFEGFPNAISVAGTGACEPGADNILYTCSYYPIADNSSPVQQGGVLYSINAADGSLNWAVRAHNGSGGYSMPNIDASRVIHQSWPYWTTSGDHRGPIGVNRTTGSVEWTNTYPTQPYAADFPLMEGVLTCEPSVSDVYIGVYRSNYAKFFNADNGAPLFHRRFTGYLSGSFSNAGHRVAPVMNDSHLLLTWRNKIIGLTNQSNRPRLDIPDYVIDIPVEFGSPSNYVATFPNAIANSGCAPLQIVNITLDEISNNTTPLSAVVSSANQERLTRLSTFVDNFNPKTDNWSLAFADETDLAIDEMAYDKGISMNNAAFAPPPYINSIISPLNGSFVAPGDTIDIQLEVNGPMITRGRHAFYAYVRTNDPDYFLDSALIDDPNYAIPQIELGLIGGCLYATERLYFGTAADNYKIIWNSGFVAHGDSASFDVNGEDAQLWQGALIYAISKYRVALHSLNWHGYDNEWKSLLADPECVLEVCPPHLSSNVLLASMSTDNGATYNNIYGNVMTYSYVDSMQNMDDDTSAVLHWWWAYPWDYNEDPPYDDTLTVGFKACVKAIGVTGVAAFNNFYIERHAVYARYGQQVTDLYLGAMLDYDVEPTNTRQMNGYDASHSLAYVYDCGAPTMGWGFVKIPFGCGFEPLINSKTITAQMGPWNDSDIWLDSVYYWMSNNVGLSHQPGTDPCASDPDDRDAWYTIAKNTFSGSDTGVYCFANFGMPNITNADDATNYYGIADLANKFCGFGRGDVNNDGVINIVDIVYLAAHVNFGGNGPFPFMYLGDVNLDETIDINDVLYLKEFYFNGGPCPLGEWEI
- a CDS encoding site-2 protease family protein, whose product is MDNPEQTSRAIYYQLSDIYEISAIYFHDGRLILRAKPLIGREEAFSLLHRRLNNVGFTANVREDAHGILIAVRQTRKIRLPLLNIILFLATLATMFLAPALLSLDFHYFDRPGAVQERLEFTVALMAILLFHEFGHYLAGRRRGVFMSLPYFIPAPNIVGTFGAVIKSKSPFTNRRDLIEVGAAGPIAGFVISVIAIAIGLSRSEIIPPDFEGGMRLGDSLLIKLLSWLIIGPIPEGYDFMLSPAAFAGWVGLLVTMINLLPLGQLDGGHILYGLLGNRQHQIGRFFLIVMMVLGFWWPGWWFFGALVFLFGINHPPTYNDSQKLTGAAKVMALIAIFIFLVSFVPAPFILD
- a CDS encoding HD domain-containing phosphohydrolase; protein product: MREIIIIDDEQYIGNIIREALSEFRDFRIHNFTDPVQAEDYIAKNGVDLVLTDLVMGNYSGVHILETTLANHPDAIVILMTGFPTVKTAIAVLKKGGYDYLIKPFKLEDLKSAIKRGLEHQTVRRENVALRSQIELMKVADAHSRGMKLHPFLKLIIDSAVKVIPAEFSAVLLRDRLTQKYSLQCSQTREGEWAWSFPPSAALTLPEGDKIGLEPTYINDEFRQDEQQYKRSIIYYPLMSRGETLGLLVITYIDRFNHISPGQLRLISLLAASAANAVDSGRQERNLRKSYLMTIRALANAVEARDICTAGHTDRVFRLARVIARKLGWDKERLGYLKTGCILHDIGKIGVPDAILNKPGELTAEERKTMEKHPELGMRILAGIPSLEPVLPYIISHHERYDGKGYPYGLQREDIPVEGRLLAVVDTFDAILSNRPYRQGTDAEAAVAELLKNRGTQFDPMIVDLFMEAYREGKIAAVTVNGREKRQTVSLNPV